TTCTTCTTGATGGCTGTGCAGAAGAAGGGGCATTGGCTTTGTATTTGGTTTTGCCTTTCTCACAAGGAGTTCGAGGTATGGGTGTTTTACGATTTTAAGATTCAGGAGTAATCTCAATTCTATCATTGTCTACCGGTTTCAATCAATGAGAAACTCTAGAGAATAATTGCTATGAGAAAATCTTGGACTtttgtgaaaatgtttttttttttcaaaatgcaaataatattagGTAAAATGTAATTTAAAGACACATTTGAAGAATTTTGACTTTATTATCTTCGGAAAAAGTTACACTTTATGAAGGATTTAAAATCCCAGCGAAACTCAAGTTGTTGTCGAACCAAATCGGCCAATGACTTTGGCCTTTGCCTGCGATGTTGTGTAAAGAAAGGATTTTCGAGGACATTTATGCAATTATGAAAGTatagcaagaataaaaaaaaattattaacatttCAGAAATGCTCAAATCTCAAGGCACCTCCGGGAACCTTGAATTCAGAGGCTTTTAGAGATGCAAAGGAGACAAATAGTGGAGGGGCATGTAAAAGGGGCCCGGGATACTGCTTCTGCATTTAGTACCTTGCACTGTCTCTCCATCCGATGAACAATGCATGTCTTACATATGGCACTGGAGTACAGTACCGTCGCTCCTGCTCCCACACGAGGGGGATTAATAGTGGTTATAAAGGATGAGAATGGAACTGGGGCTATTTTGTGATTTGAGAATTAAGATtagttgagatttttttatggaagagtaactcattatttttgtttggaATGCAAAGCGATAATTGTAAAAGTATGGTTATATGGTTGTCTGGGAACGAATCCTTATCTTAACTTGCTGCAATTCCTTACTCTTTCTCTCCGcaatttttatacaaaaatatCCTTAAATATGAAAACTTAAAAAGTTTTACCATagaattattattataattgagGATATTGGGCTGATAAGTCGGTTATAAAACATCGTGTAAAGTACAAGTCAGCCTAGCAGGAAGTCTTTTGACTTCCACCACCTTACTCTAGGTGCGAGAAACTATTATACCTACTTATTCGATGATAGTCTCTTTTGAAGAAGAGATGTGGAGTCAACCTTCCTCCCATGTTTCCAGATATGTATTTATCTTGCCTACCTAAAAAGGAATACCTTCGAAGTTTTATGTCTCAAAGTTCAAATGAAACTGTTTAAGCACTTATTTAGATTCGACCATTCCCCAATTTTAGATAAGAACAAAAGTGGCATAGAATTCAGGATTATTCCATTTCCTTAACATGTTTTGAGGGACGAGTGTGGCGACTATGGGTCTTAAAGCAAAGTCTTCTTTCCATCCCAAGTTATCTTTTGCACCAGTGGGAtgaccctcctctctctctctctctctctctctctctctctcgctggaACTAGAGTTGAAATTTCTATTGTGTCATACCAATCAGGTGGCGTCGAAATTCGGTGGTAATATGAATATGGATAATTTAAACACGATGTTTCATAAACGTGTTACACAAGCACAATATAGACAATAAAAAGAGTCACACAACACAACACAATAAACATATTTTGGCAAACATATCACCAACTAGGTTGTTAATACAACACCATATACTAATTTGTTTACAAATATGGCAATCTAGATACAAGTATATAAACAAATGCATTTAAACACGACGACTCATGTTAATATGTTTCGCATGTTTTTAGATAGTGAGTACTTTCACTTCTTACTGATCCAAAGTGTACTATTGAATTAGCTTTTTatgtttaatttcttttatagatttgtttaatttgatcatttatCGTTTTTATACAAGTGTAATTTGTATAAACttttaaggatattttttttttttgtaaaattatatCTAATTGTATTGTGTTGAAGCAAACAACGCATTAGCATGTTAACTTAATTAATGTCTAAAAGCAGTTCAATCAACATaagaaattatttgaattgttcCCTTCAATTACACAAACACAACTTTATCAAACCCAGAAACTTGATTAATTGAGTGTCGTGTCGTGTTAAGAATTAATGCCTTACATTAAACATACACCATGTTGTACAGTTCCTTCCTCACACTTTATATGCTTATGCTCTTATTAGGTGGTCTTGAACCTCTTTCAtcccaaaaactaatttaaagGGTAAAGTTTTCCTTTACATTTATAAATCAACCTCCAGCCTCTTCCACAACCGATGTGGAACAACTTCAACAACTTTTGGTCAAGTATGAGCAACTTGAAGACATGCGCGAGTTTCTAATTCATCATCGTAAGATAGATTGATTACCAAATTTACTACTTCCTCTACTAAAATGGTTGGTAATTCATAAGAAAACCATATTAATACACCACTTTTGACTTGTCCACTATAGCTCTAAAGtccattttcttcaattaagtcTCTCCAGAACGGATATAACAACTTCGAGTATATTAAATGTGAGATATTTTCACATTGGCATTATTTTATGTGAAGCTATTTTGCTGTTTAAAAATGAAGTGGTTCACTCTTCATCCACGTCTAACTTCGATGTGTAAATTTTTGTGGCCCCAAGAATCAAGTCAAGTTGATGCCCCACAATAATTATTACGATGTTCAGAGCCCATCCTCTGGATGGACACATGCAATGATGAGCAATTGTGAAAACTTGAAGCGTAACATCGAGAGAATCACTGGATAACTGTGAGTACAAATTGTACAACTCCGTACGGCTGCAAAAGTGAGGATGAAATATTAAATATCTTATGATTAGTTTATGAGATTAGTCCGCACAGTGgagggggagaagaaagaagcaaaggcAGGTTTATAATATTAGTTAAAAAGAAGATACGTGGAACGAAGAACGAAATGCTTAGCTTGTCAAAATTTGACGCAcaatcacaaaataaaaaagggagtaaaagtgaaaaagagaatTAGAAAATAAGATTTCATCTCAATACACCCTTAAATTAAAGTTACGTTCTATAGAGAATTTCATAATAATTAGCATCCCGTTCCTCTATGATACATCTCTCAATTATAATAGAAAGAGATTATATATAGTAGGTATTTATGAGCCTAAGTTCATACTACCAGTAAAATTTGGACTTAAACTATAAAAGTAACGTTTCGGGCGCGTTGCACCCCTGATCCCATGACGTGTCCCCTTAGACTCCCGATCGCTCACTCCATGCCATCTTGTTGATGAGAAGTATGAACCACACCTTAACATAGCTTCCATCCATTGATGTTGACGTGCAGATCCCGATGCCCTTTATAGATTTCTAAAGACCAACAATTTTTTAGGGTCCTAACAtagtttttttatgaaaaaaattaatcaagcaAATTTCATGTGGGAGTCATCTCATCATTCGGTCTTAACGTATTTGGCTCACATGAGCAGTTCATTCACATGACATGAGTTTTCTAATAGGATATATGACAAAACCACCTATTAAAACGACTCCTAGACATAAGTAGAGGGAATCAAGGATGTAAACAAGGAATAGATGGCTTGTAACATAGATCTGAAGTCTCCTGAACGTAACCTTTTCAAAACAGGTTTACTGGCACGAACTCTCTAAGTCAATAATGACCTTAACAATTACACAAATATTTCATGAGCGATGAGATCTGTGTAGTAGTCATATGTATTCCAATGGTGCCGATAATTAACTGAAAGAGTACTCTTGGGCAAAGAATTTATCATACAAACCATGTGCATCCGAAAGTGGAATTCGATGACCTAACTTGTAAATCCAATAAGTACCACTGGACAAAATGGTCCATGTGTAATTGAGCGCATGTGTCTGGTTCAGACAACAGCTATTCCCCTTAGACGTATCTTAGCTCCTCAGGGCAATGTTTACTAGTTCATTGCCATCTGATTCAAGGCTGTTCAAAGGGATTTCATCATGAGATATCGACTCCACATAACTTCAGTCAAATAACGACATCTATGCCGTTGTGACTGGTGTTGCTGACTGAATAAGCAGCTTGAGCATAGTTGGTACGTAAGAAGTGTACATATCCGAAcaaaatctctctccctctaacGAAAAGTcgatatattatataatatccAATATGACTCCTTATACACAAGCATGTAAGATCGCACTATCTCCGAGAAAGTTTATCCCATTCCCATATCTTATCTCTTCTTCACAATCAACTTGTGGGGTCTTCActtcgatcgagagagagagagagagagagagagagagagagagagagagagagagctccccCAATAAAGTCCCCCAGAACTTGTGCGTCTTCGCATCGAATCTCATCTAtcttttattatatggtttataGAATCATGCAAAATGCATGTTTCTTACACTTTCGTATCATAATGCAACTGTACAACACAAAGGCGTGAGAGGAGCCATCAGAAACGGGGCAACTCGAGAAGAATAATTACCACTAGGCAAAGTTCTTGATATATCATTCGTAGCAGGAGAAAAGTCTGTGCGTTTAAGGGATTGGCTGGATGTTCAAACACTTGATCTTGCTACTTCTCTTCCCGTAACTAGAGATTTAACTTATGTCTGTACACGACAATCTCAGTGAGTCTGCAGAGATTGATCAAACCAAATATTTAAATACATATCTCAAGATATCATAGGTAAAGATCGAGCTTTTCCACGTTTACATAGATGCATATTTGTATTGTAGTCGTAATGGTCTTGGCTAACCATGATGGACTTCGACTCAATGCTCAACAAAATAGGAATAATTAACATAAGTCGATAACAAATTGTCTTGATTTCTTAGTTTGCTTGGATCCACACTCACATCATAGAGCAATCCTAATTTATCAGGCATAGTCTACTAAATTGGCATACTAAATGATTTGATAGACCGTAAAAGGACATTTTAAAAAGTGGGTTATTcatcatttaattaaaagtcTTTACAATATTCAAAACCCAAACATCTAATAATATATTATCAGCCGTGCACCTTGGAAAACCTAAACCTATCAATCAAAACGGCAATGGTAGTATTCGTTATCATCCTCTATACGGAAAGAATGTTGGGTTATGATGACCTGTTAAGTTATCAGAACTTCCACAAATAGCGTTGTGTGCTAGCCATCTTGTCCCACCACTTTAGAcccgctctttttttttttttccttattcacTAACTAACTGAAATCACCCCTTCACTAGTAGCCTAGCTGTGCATCCCGCCAATTGCCAACCATTTAATGCTCCAAGATCTAAACTCTTCCACTCCATTTATTTAAAGCCTTGTTCTTTCGTACCACGACCACCCATCTCtcccactctctccctctcctctctagTCATCAACAAAAGTATCAAGAATGACTATGAAGGCGAAACATTTCCTGAGGTCGTCCCTGAAAAAGTGGAGCAAACTGGCCAGAAAcaccatctcttcttcttcctcggcctGCGAGAGTTGCTCTCTCCAGTGGGTGTTTTGGCCATTCACGCATCGCGAAGTTGAAAATGGCTTCATTCCCAGAGACGTCCCAAAGGGTCACTTGGTGGTCTACGTTGGAGACAATCACAAGCGGTTCgtgatcaaaatcaaaatcttgggTCACCTGCTTTTCAGAGCGCTCTTGGATCGAGCTCGAGAAGAGTACGACTACAATGCTGATTCCAAGCTCTGCATCCCTTGCGACGAGAAGATGTTTGTGGATGTCATTCGCTGCGCTGCATCTCCTCAGGAGAGTCGGATCTGCGGCCCGTGTTTCTGACAGTGGCGACAGTGACGAAGACaagatttttgagaaatttgattgattagtatagttaccatatatatatatatatatatgttgtatACTATGAAGAATACGTGCACTTGTAATATGTAACGTCGCGTAATTCTCTCTAATCAGTAAATGTGATTTCATGTTCGCATACAAGTGAAATTCGTTTTGGGGATTCAAGGTAAGGTCCACTTCTCTTGGAGTGTTTGGACATATTGACTGGACATCGATGCTTATGGTATGAATCCTAACCATCAACATGTTGATTATCAACATCCATGAAACAACAGCTCTCAATGACAATGCTTTCGACATGCCTTTGATATGATATCAAATAAGGGTACATACTCCGTTCTTTTCATTCCAATTTGCCGCAGTAGGTATGATTGCCACCGTCGAACTTTGTATTTCGGCTTCTTTCGATGTGTTATTAAAATTCAGTATTTAGGTTAATTTACCTATGATTGTTTTGGCAAAATTGAATGATCTAGTGAGGAACTCATGGTATTTTCAATGAATGCGCTCATTTGCAAGATATGATACTACAGTGACGAGGAGTGATTCAggtgggaaaaagaaagaataacaaGAGGACACAGTAGAAGTATAAGAAAATCCATTCAATATCAGTTTGGTTAATTTCTATTTGTTTATTAGGAAAAGAATCACGCTGTGAgcggaggaaaaaaaatgggcaaaaaaacgcttcaagtgccataactttggccaaagggacacttaagtgtcataacttacgaaaggtacacttaagtgccaaattcgaaaaaaacggatcacttgagtgccactgccaaaatccggccaaaacgccaacatGGCGTTTTTCCTGaaagcgcgcccaaaacgacgccgttttgcacgccgacgtggccaaaacggcgtcattttgggctgacgtggcaaaaagaaaattaattaaattaattttaaaattaaatttagttaaaatatttaaaaataataattttaaaattaaatttatttaaaatattttaaaaataataatttaaaaaactttaaaaacctttaaaaatattttaaaaaattaaaaaaaaaaaaaggaatgggggaggcggccgagggatCGCCcttagccgccgccgccgcccccgccgccggggaagggccggcgacggcgaggggggagggtcggccggggtcgcggcccgcccgggccggcgacccggccgaccggtggcgagggctcgcgagcccgcctcgatccgggcgagggtcgcagccccGCCTgatccggcggcgagggccgccgacccgccggatccgggcgagggccgcgcgcCCCCCTGCATCTAGCGGcggggctcgcggccctcgcctgatccagccggcgagggctcgcggccctcgcctgcatccagccggcgagggctcgcggcccgcCCGCATccacggcgagggctcgcgagcccgccgccggccgaccggcgagggccgcgagccctcgtcCCGGATCCAGCCGgcgcgagggctcgcgagccctcgccgctggtcggccggggtcgccggcccttggccgggcccggcgaccccggccgacctccccgccgtcgccggctcttccggcgggcggcggcggggccgaGGGCCGATCCCTCGCCCGCCTccccccttccttttttttttttttaattttttaatttttttaaagttttttaaatttttaaatattattttttaaaatattttaactaaatttaattttaaattaaattaaattatttatttatttattttgttccacgtCAGCCGAAACGACGCCGctttggccacgtcaacgtgcaaaacggcgccgttttggccgcGTTGCCggaaaacgccacgttggcgtttggccggattttgccggattggcactcaagtgatctctttactccgattttggcacttaagtgtacctttcgtaagttatggcacttaagtgtccctttgggcaaagttaaggcacttgagaGGTCCGCACGTCAAAAAAAATGTAACAAAGATGGCTTCATTTTACCTATTTTGGAGTATTCCACTCGATTTTGTaggataagaagattcagatccgaaatgaaattttaagaaaatgcttTGTGTTTATATTGACTCCTTTAAAATCCTTTCCACTGTTCTAGCATGCGCTGGacaaagttcattttttttgaCAGAAAGAGGGACTTTCATGGCATATTAAGGCACCGTTAAAGGCGAAATTGGGTTTGCTTTATCACATTACGAATTTGCTCTCTCTCAGTGGTAAGTAGTAGCTATGGTTATAACACTTCTTCGTAATGTTGGAGATAGAATTTGATCTTATCTATTAAGATTACAATTGATATAGCATATCATAGACATataatattttaggaaaaacaa
The nucleotide sequence above comes from Eucalyptus grandis isolate ANBG69807.140 chromosome 2, ASM1654582v1, whole genome shotgun sequence. Encoded proteins:
- the LOC104454943 gene encoding indole-3-acetic acid-induced protein ARG7, translated to MTMKAKHFLRSSLKKWSKLARNTISSSSSACESCSLQWVFWPFTHREVENGFIPRDVPKGHLVVYVGDNHKRFVIKIKILGHLLFRALLDRAREEYDYNADSKLCIPCDEKMFVDVIRCAASPQESRICGPCF